The following are encoded in a window of Acidobacteriota bacterium genomic DNA:
- a CDS encoding FAD-dependent oxidoreductase yields the protein MSPEHFVIIGNGAAANRAADVLRRGDKDARITLISDEFFHFYHRHRLADYLAGTAGEDDLLVRTPQHYQKHRIRLRLGQRVTRVDPQEKVLYLKHMEKVRYTRLLLCTGGKPRLPEIYYAYRACFTTVKTLADARQLRERLDGIRDVVVVGGDLVSVRLAGALVRLGKAVTFLVDADAFWPLELTPERRAEFAERLTRAGIDVRLDDALIHVEPLASGGYRVTTRAGERLRADMVGAFFGLVPDVDFLLGTGLDVDRGLLVNEYLKTNLPDIYAAGDCAQVYNPALRNYWVSIGWPNAEKLGEVAARNLLGQMQPAGQAPASALEYEGIVVNTCWWRRM from the coding sequence GTGAGTCCGGAACATTTTGTCATCATCGGCAACGGCGCGGCGGCCAATCGGGCGGCGGACGTGCTGCGTCGGGGCGACAAGGATGCCCGGATCACGCTGATCTCCGACGAGTTTTTCCATTTCTATCACCGCCACCGCCTGGCCGACTATCTGGCCGGCACGGCCGGTGAGGACGACCTGCTGGTTCGCACCCCGCAGCACTACCAGAAGCACCGGATCCGCCTTCGCCTCGGCCAGCGCGTCACCCGGGTCGATCCGCAGGAGAAGGTGCTTTACCTCAAGCATATGGAGAAGGTGCGCTACACGCGACTGTTGCTCTGCACCGGCGGCAAGCCGCGGCTGCCGGAAATCTATTACGCCTACCGGGCGTGCTTCACCACCGTCAAGACCCTGGCCGACGCCCGGCAGCTGCGGGAGCGCCTCGACGGCATCCGCGATGTGGTGGTGGTGGGCGGTGATCTGGTGAGCGTCCGACTGGCCGGTGCCTTGGTCCGCCTGGGCAAGGCGGTCACCTTCCTCGTGGACGCGGACGCCTTCTGGCCGCTGGAGCTGACCCCCGAGCGACGCGCCGAGTTCGCCGAGCGGCTCACGCGGGCGGGAATCGACGTGCGGCTGGATGACGCCCTGATCCACGTGGAGCCGCTTGCGTCGGGCGGCTATCGCGTAACTACCCGGGCGGGGGAGCGGTTGCGGGCGGATATGGTGGGCGCGTTCTTCGGGCTGGTGCCCGATGTGGACTTCCTGTTGGGCACCGGCCTGGACGTCGATCGCGGCCTGCTGGTCAACGAGTACCTGAAGACCAATCTGCCGGACATCTATGCCGCGGGCGACTGCGCCCAGGTCTACAATCCGGCGTTGCGGAACTACTGGGTGTCCATCGGCTGGCCCAACGCCGAAAAACTTGGCGAGGTGGCCGCGCGCAACCTGCTGGGACAGATGCAGCCGGCGGGGCAGGCGCCCGCCAGCGCCCTGGAGTATGAGGGCATCGTGGTCAACACCTGCTGGTGGAGGCGGATGTGA
- a CDS encoding response regulator, which yields MSSDSLKRILVVDDDSSVRDLARLALAEVGGFTVRVCASGAEAIAACGEFRPDLVLLDEFMPDLDGLDTLRALRELPDTAQVPVVFLTAKTGGADVRRYRNAGAAGLIAKPFSPLALSDEVLKIWTSLTPSRD from the coding sequence ATGAGTTCGGACAGCCTCAAGCGGATCCTCGTCGTGGATGACGACTCGTCGGTGCGCGACCTGGCCAGACTGGCCTTGGCGGAGGTGGGCGGTTTCACCGTGCGGGTGTGCGCCTCGGGCGCCGAGGCGATCGCCGCCTGCGGCGAATTCCGTCCCGACCTCGTGCTGCTGGACGAATTCATGCCGGACCTGGACGGCCTGGATACCTTGCGGGCGCTCCGCGAGCTGCCAGACACGGCGCAGGTGCCGGTGGTGTTTCTCACGGCCAAAACCGGCGGCGCCGACGTCCGGCGCTACCGCAACGCCGGTGCCGCCGGGCTCATTGCCAAGCCGTTCTCCCCGCTGGCGCTCTCCGATGAAGTTCTCAAGATCTGGACCTCCCTGACGCCGTCCCGCGACTGA
- a CDS encoding FAD-dependent oxidoreductase encodes MSPTAAPPVEPPKAGPSRLRRRAAAVDEAREAEALRRPVRRRTRRSDHPDDFEFVRLNVPCQWACPVLTDVPDYIFAIAGGDRDKSYLINRATNLIPGVLGHVCSRPCEAACRHGEPDLGEPVAICHLKRVAADFRNQDHQWPDRLFPDSGCTVGVVGGGPAGLAAAQLLAALGHGVTVYEAMPRLGGMLMYGIPVFRLPRELVEAEIGRLLDSGIIVKTGVHVGHDITVPELLARHQAVVLATGTSLARGLAIPSGDLPGVHSGLDFMMNVNDGRPPAVGRRVVTIGGGFTAHDCARSVLRLGAAESYLCVRTTEEDLWVTREEILETKREGVRYLNLVSSMQIAGSDRVEGVVFARNRLGPVGKYGQRMPVAIEGSEFVFAADMVIAATGQYADTTLAAAAFGAAPRFDPRHGTCEVPGLFAAGDFCTGAATVIEAMGHARRVAQAVDEYLTGARRLRRVVRVRPSADTPRPRAWDFIPRADMPMLAVPQRLAAFGAVVKTGFPAPVGERESHRCYLCHMKYEIRLADCIACGLCAAVCPRDCIGPAAAAGPGMPPVWTERWDEAAAVVIDSVRCIRCGLCLRVCPTRCIEVERVEIADVAAGE; translated from the coding sequence GTGTCGCCGACTGCCGCGCCGCCGGTGGAACCACCGAAGGCCGGTCCGTCGAGACTGCGCCGACGGGCCGCTGCCGTCGACGAGGCCCGGGAGGCGGAGGCCCTGCGCCGGCCCGTGCGCCGGCGGACTCGGCGCAGCGACCACCCCGACGACTTCGAGTTTGTCCGCCTCAATGTGCCGTGCCAGTGGGCCTGCCCGGTGCTCACCGACGTGCCCGACTACATCTTTGCCATCGCCGGCGGCGACCGCGACAAGTCGTACCTCATCAACCGGGCCACCAACCTGATCCCAGGCGTGCTGGGCCACGTCTGTTCCCGACCCTGCGAGGCGGCCTGCCGCCACGGCGAGCCCGACCTGGGCGAGCCGGTGGCCATTTGCCATCTGAAGCGCGTGGCCGCCGACTTCCGCAACCAGGACCATCAGTGGCCGGACCGCCTGTTCCCCGATTCGGGCTGCACCGTGGGGGTGGTGGGCGGCGGGCCGGCCGGACTGGCCGCCGCCCAGTTACTGGCCGCGCTGGGCCATGGCGTTACGGTCTATGAAGCCATGCCCAGGCTGGGGGGCATGCTGATGTATGGCATTCCCGTGTTCCGCCTGCCGCGGGAGTTGGTGGAAGCCGAGATCGGCCGCCTCCTGGACTCCGGGATCATCGTGAAGACCGGCGTCCACGTCGGGCATGACATCACCGTGCCGGAGCTGCTGGCGCGTCACCAGGCGGTGGTGCTGGCCACGGGCACAAGCTTGGCGCGGGGCCTGGCCATCCCCAGCGGCGATCTTCCCGGGGTCCACAGCGGCCTGGATTTCATGATGAACGTCAACGACGGTCGTCCGCCAGCCGTGGGACGGCGCGTCGTGACGATCGGCGGCGGATTCACCGCCCATGATTGCGCCCGCTCGGTGCTGCGCCTGGGCGCCGCGGAGTCGTACCTCTGCGTTCGGACCACCGAGGAGGACCTCTGGGTCACCCGGGAGGAGATCCTCGAGACCAAGCGCGAGGGCGTCCGCTACCTGAACCTGGTGTCCTCGATGCAAATCGCAGGCTCCGACCGGGTGGAGGGCGTGGTGTTCGCCCGCAACCGCCTGGGACCCGTGGGCAAATACGGCCAACGGATGCCGGTGGCCATCGAGGGCTCCGAGTTCGTCTTCGCCGCCGACATGGTCATCGCTGCGACCGGCCAGTATGCCGACACAACCCTGGCGGCCGCCGCGTTTGGCGCCGCACCCCGCTTCGATCCCCGCCACGGCACCTGTGAGGTGCCGGGCCTTTTTGCCGCGGGCGACTTCTGCACCGGCGCGGCCACGGTGATCGAGGCCATGGGCCACGCCCGCCGCGTGGCCCAGGCGGTGGACGAATACCTGACCGGCGCGCGGCGCCTGCGCCGGGTGGTTCGGGTGCGGCCGTCCGCCGACACTCCCCGGCCGAGGGCCTGGGACTTCATCCCCCGCGCCGACATGCCCATGCTCGCCGTGCCTCAGCGCTTGGCCGCGTTCGGCGCCGTGGTGAAGACCGGATTTCCGGCCCCGGTGGGGGAGCGGGAGTCCCACCGTTGCTACCTGTGCCACATGAAATACGAGATCCGGCTGGCGGACTGCATCGCCTGCGGTTTGTGTGCCGCCGTCTGCCCCCGCGACTGCATCGGCCCGGCCGCGGCGGCCGGACCCGGGATGCCGCCCGTCTGGACCGAGCGCTGGGATGAGGCGGCGGCGGTGGTGATCGACAGCGTCCGGTGCATTCGGTGCGGCCTCTGCCTCCGGGTGTGTCCTACCCGCTGCATCGAGGTGGAGCGCGTGGAAATTGCCGACGTCGCGGCAGGTGAGTGA